One region of Candidatus Peribacteraceae bacterium genomic DNA includes:
- a CDS encoding acylneuraminate cytidylyltransferase family protein — MPDTMLCMIPARAGSKRIPRKNLKLLGGKPLIAYTIEAALASGLFNDVYVCTDDEEIAAVAKEFGANVPSLMPPELCGDLSPSYAPCQHLATLLAKEGRAAESLLCLQPTSPLRSPEDIKRGVERFRRGDIDFLLSVTPIDPHYFHWALVPREKSRPAGEWKMYFDKEWLIERPLLPPAYRPNGSIKIARLAALKEQGNFFGEKLGTVETPEERSVHIGTTFDWNICEYLLSNTSHERTQR; from the coding sequence ATGCCTGACACCATGCTGTGCATGATCCCCGCACGGGCCGGAAGCAAGCGGATTCCCCGCAAGAACCTCAAGCTGCTCGGGGGAAAGCCGCTCATTGCCTACACCATCGAAGCTGCACTGGCTTCCGGTTTATTTAATGACGTGTACGTCTGCACAGATGACGAGGAGATTGCCGCCGTTGCCAAAGAATTCGGCGCGAACGTCCCGTCACTCATGCCGCCGGAGCTCTGCGGCGACCTTTCCCCCTCGTATGCGCCGTGCCAGCACCTGGCGACGCTGCTGGCCAAGGAAGGCAGGGCCGCCGAGTCTCTCCTCTGCCTCCAGCCCACTTCCCCGCTGCGTTCCCCGGAGGACATCAAACGCGGCGTGGAGCGATTCCGGCGCGGCGACATCGATTTCCTCCTGAGCGTCACACCCATCGACCCCCACTATTTTCACTGGGCGCTCGTCCCCAGGGAGAAATCCCGTCCCGCAGGGGAGTGGAAGATGTACTTCGACAAGGAGTGGCTCATCGAGCGGCCGCTGCTCCCACCCGCATACCGGCCGAACGGGTCGATCAAGATCGCGCGGCTGGCCGCCCTCAAGGAACAGGGAAATTTCTTCGGGGAGAAACTGGGCACCGTGGAAACGCCGGAGGAGCGCTCGGTGCACATCGGTACGACATTCGACTGGAACATCTGTGAATATCTCCTTTCCAACACCAGCCATGAACGGACTCAGCGGTAG
- a CDS encoding acylneuraminate cytidylyltransferase family protein codes for MTNLALIPARGNSKRIPGKNILPFFGHPMIAYAIAAAKNTGLFSDIIVSTDDPLTGRIAEWYGATYLPRPAELSGGSVPTQDVALHVLDMLEARGKLPECLCQLMVNCPLRRSEDIMDLQRTFTERERDFQISAVPYRGVYPHWALGCDGEGRGRWLFSEGTMAPSQELQSACCPTGAVWWTRVEAFRRQKVFYGEPFHMAPMDADRGIDIDTPEDLDLAETIVRGLEVRDGSSPLEPVDRNPFSRDHA; via the coding sequence ATGACGAACCTCGCCCTCATCCCCGCACGCGGCAATTCCAAGCGCATCCCCGGGAAGAACATTCTCCCGTTCTTCGGGCATCCCATGATCGCCTATGCGATTGCGGCCGCAAAGAACACCGGGCTCTTTTCCGACATCATCGTTTCTACGGATGACCCGCTCACAGGTCGCATCGCGGAGTGGTACGGGGCCACGTATCTCCCCCGCCCCGCGGAACTCTCCGGAGGCTCCGTCCCCACCCAGGACGTCGCTCTCCATGTGCTGGATATGCTCGAAGCACGGGGTAAACTGCCCGAATGCCTCTGCCAACTGATGGTCAACTGCCCCTTGCGGCGGAGCGAAGACATCATGGACCTCCAACGCACGTTCACAGAGAGGGAAAGGGACTTCCAGATTTCCGCGGTGCCGTACCGCGGCGTGTATCCGCACTGGGCACTCGGGTGCGACGGGGAAGGGCGAGGCAGATGGCTCTTCTCGGAAGGAACGATGGCACCGAGCCAAGAGCTGCAATCGGCCTGCTGCCCCACGGGCGCGGTTTGGTGGACGCGGGTGGAAGCATTCCGCCGGCAGAAGGTGTTCTATGGCGAGCCATTCCACATGGCGCCTATGGATGCCGACCGCGGCATCGATATCGATACCCCCGAAGACCTGGATCTGGCGGAGACGATCGTACGGGGGCTGGAAGTGCGTGACGGGAGTTCCCCCCTCGAGCCGGTTGACCGCAACCCCTTCTCCCGCGACCATGCCTGA
- a CDS encoding Gfo/Idh/MocA family oxidoreductase: MRAEPATQTAHPSVLVCGAGSIGLRHLRNLTTLGISRLAVSEPDDQRRRSAEEEIPCEPFASLPEALDQFHPNTVLICSPTKEHLPQAIAAAGAGAHIFIEKPLSYSPEGIEGLRKEIDERNLVSMVGCNMRFHHGPATVRKLLTEGAIGKPHEAVVYTGSSLPQWRPLQDYRKSYSADPVQGGAILDCIHEIDLALWYFGPAALERAEVQTATPLDLTVDGTADLFLRHQSGVRSRVHLSFMEPEYRRFCTIKGTGGSLEWDINRKCVEVRDRKGNVVASHPEPEGYDMNRMYLEEMRHFLAGVGKREKVYNPVAEAAETLTIALTARSAPPRP; encoded by the coding sequence ATGCGCGCTGAGCCCGCCACGCAAACGGCACACCCGTCCGTGCTCGTCTGCGGCGCGGGTTCCATCGGCCTGCGCCACCTGCGCAACCTCACGACACTCGGTATCAGCCGGCTGGCCGTGAGTGAGCCGGACGACCAACGCAGGCGATCCGCGGAGGAGGAGATCCCCTGTGAACCGTTCGCTTCCCTCCCCGAAGCCCTCGATCAGTTCCATCCGAACACCGTCCTCATCTGCAGCCCTACGAAGGAACATCTCCCCCAGGCGATTGCGGCAGCCGGAGCGGGAGCGCACATCTTCATCGAGAAGCCGCTCTCGTATTCTCCGGAAGGCATCGAAGGACTCCGGAAGGAAATTGATGAACGTAACCTCGTCTCCATGGTCGGTTGCAACATGCGCTTTCATCACGGCCCCGCCACCGTCCGCAAACTCCTCACGGAGGGGGCTATCGGAAAGCCCCACGAAGCCGTCGTCTACACCGGCTCCTCCCTCCCGCAATGGCGCCCGCTACAGGACTACCGCAAAAGCTACAGCGCGGATCCCGTGCAGGGCGGCGCCATCCTGGACTGCATCCACGAGATTGACCTGGCGCTGTGGTACTTCGGCCCTGCGGCGCTCGAACGCGCGGAGGTGCAGACCGCAACGCCGCTCGACCTCACGGTGGACGGCACAGCAGACTTGTTCCTCCGACATCAAAGCGGCGTGCGAAGCCGGGTGCACCTCAGCTTCATGGAACCGGAGTACCGGCGCTTTTGCACCATCAAGGGAACCGGGGGTTCGCTGGAGTGGGACATCAACCGCAAGTGCGTGGAGGTGCGGGACCGGAAGGGGAACGTGGTCGCCTCGCATCCTGAGCCGGAGGGATATGACATGAACCGGATGTACCTGGAGGAGATGCGGCACTTCCTTGCCGGGGTCGGAAAGCGGGAAAAAGTGTACAATCCGGTAGCCGAAGCCGCGGAAACGCTCACGATTGCCCTTACCGCGCGCTCCGCCCCGCCCCGCCCATGA
- the pseC gene encoding UDP-4-amino-4,6-dideoxy-N-acetyl-beta-L-altrosamine transaminase, whose product MPAPLAVHGGTPVRPTLLPYGRQCVDGDDVAAVDAILRSDWLTTGPKVEEFEKAFAAFTGTQHAVAVSNGTAALHTAVQALGIGEGDEVIVPTMTFAATVNAVLFQGGTPVFVDSSPDTLCIDPKQVERALTPRTKAVIAMDYGGQPCDYAALRAIADKRKLPILADACHALGGMLDGRPVGSLADLSTFSFHPVKPMTTGEGGMVTTDDAALAQRMRRFRNHCLTTDHRERHEKGSYAYEVQELGYNYRLTDFQCALGLSQLKKVPAWTERRQRIASLYSESFAGMDTLHPLAVRKGLIHAYHLYVILLNPETLTASRDEIFKALRAENIGVNVHYIPVHLHPYYRKRFGTKEGMYPVAEEAFEKMITLPLFAGMNDVDAQDVITAVNKTTAFYAR is encoded by the coding sequence ATGCCCGCCCCCCTCGCAGTCCATGGAGGCACTCCCGTCCGCCCGACGCTCCTTCCGTACGGGCGCCAGTGCGTGGATGGGGACGACGTGGCGGCCGTGGACGCCATCCTGCGCTCCGACTGGCTGACGACGGGGCCCAAGGTGGAGGAGTTCGAAAAGGCCTTCGCCGCCTTCACCGGGACGCAACACGCCGTGGCCGTTTCTAACGGCACCGCCGCGCTCCATACGGCCGTGCAGGCGCTGGGGATAGGCGAAGGGGATGAAGTGATCGTTCCGACGATGACCTTTGCCGCTACGGTGAACGCCGTCCTGTTCCAGGGCGGCACACCCGTCTTCGTCGACAGCAGCCCGGACACGCTCTGCATTGATCCCAAACAGGTGGAGCGCGCCCTCACACCCCGCACCAAGGCGGTCATCGCCATGGATTACGGCGGACAACCCTGCGACTACGCGGCGCTCCGAGCGATTGCGGACAAGCGAAAGCTCCCGATCCTCGCGGACGCGTGCCATGCACTGGGCGGGATGCTTGACGGGCGCCCCGTCGGCTCGCTCGCGGACCTGAGCACCTTCAGCTTCCATCCGGTCAAGCCGATGACGACGGGGGAGGGAGGGATGGTGACCACGGACGACGCTGCGCTCGCGCAGCGCATGCGGCGGTTCCGGAACCACTGCCTCACCACCGACCACCGGGAAAGGCACGAGAAGGGATCCTACGCGTACGAGGTGCAGGAACTGGGCTACAACTACCGCCTCACGGACTTCCAGTGCGCCCTCGGCCTCAGCCAATTGAAGAAGGTGCCCGCCTGGACGGAGCGGCGGCAACGCATCGCCAGCCTCTACAGCGAATCCTTCGCGGGAATGGATACCCTGCATCCCCTGGCTGTCCGTAAGGGCCTCATTCATGCTTATCACCTCTACGTGATCCTCCTCAATCCCGAAACGCTCACGGCATCGCGCGACGAGATCTTCAAGGCATTGCGCGCAGAGAACATCGGCGTCAATGTCCATTACATCCCCGTCCACTTGCACCCCTACTACCGCAAGCGCTTCGGCACGAAGGAAGGGATGTATCCCGTGGCGGAAGAAGCATTTGAAAAGATGATCACGCTGCCGCTCTTCGCCGGCATGAACGACGTGGACGCGCAGGACGTGATCACGGCGGTCAACAAGACCACAGCCTTCTATGCGCGCTGA
- the pseB gene encoding UDP-N-acetylglucosamine 4,6-dehydratase (inverting): MKSLENHSILVTGGTGSFGRKFCEVLLREYAPKRLIVFSRDELKQHDMRTDGFDASCMRYFIGDVRDTRRLRRAMEGVDIVVHAAALKHVPACEYNPLEAVQTNIGGAGNIIEAALDAGVKKVLALSTDKAVNPVNLYGATKLVAEKIFTQGNAYSGGASSRFSCVRYGNVVGSRGSVIPLFLKQRATGTITLTDERMTRFWITLDHAVRFVINCIDEMEGGEVFVPKIPSMKLTDLAQAIAPECKRKVVGIRPGEKLHEVLLSEDEGRHAVERKDSYVIFPETVSWSDKPRPQANVPNGFRYASDTNTEWLTLEQLKQMV, translated from the coding sequence ATGAAGTCCTTGGAAAATCACTCCATCCTCGTCACCGGCGGGACGGGTTCGTTCGGGAGGAAATTCTGCGAGGTCCTCCTCCGCGAGTACGCTCCCAAGCGATTGATCGTCTTCAGCCGTGATGAGCTGAAGCAGCACGACATGCGCACGGACGGCTTTGACGCGTCCTGCATGCGCTACTTTATCGGAGATGTGCGTGACACCAGGCGCCTGCGCCGGGCCATGGAGGGTGTGGACATCGTGGTGCATGCCGCAGCGCTCAAGCACGTCCCGGCATGCGAGTACAACCCGCTGGAGGCTGTGCAAACAAATATTGGGGGAGCGGGTAACATCATCGAGGCAGCGCTGGACGCCGGAGTGAAGAAGGTGCTTGCCCTCAGCACCGACAAGGCGGTGAACCCCGTCAACCTCTACGGCGCCACCAAGCTTGTGGCGGAGAAGATCTTCACACAGGGAAATGCCTACAGCGGCGGGGCGTCTTCGCGCTTCTCATGCGTGCGCTACGGCAACGTAGTGGGCAGCCGGGGAAGCGTTATCCCCCTATTCCTTAAGCAGCGCGCGACGGGCACCATCACCCTCACGGACGAACGCATGACGCGCTTCTGGATCACGCTGGACCATGCGGTGCGCTTCGTCATCAACTGCATCGATGAAATGGAGGGAGGGGAAGTGTTCGTCCCCAAGATCCCGAGTATGAAGCTCACCGATCTCGCCCAGGCCATTGCGCCCGAGTGCAAGCGAAAGGTGGTGGGCATCCGCCCCGGCGAAAAGCTGCACGAGGTGCTCCTCTCCGAGGACGAGGGGCGGCATGCCGTGGAGCGTAAGGACTCCTATGTGATCTTCCCGGAAACGGTGTCCTGGTCAGATAAGCCCAGGCCTCAAGCCAACGTGCCGAACGGTTTTCGCTACGCCAGCGACACCAACACGGAATGGCTCACGCTCGAGCAGCTCAAGCAAATGGTGTAA
- a CDS encoding glycosyltransferase family 4 protein yields MRVLYFCQSVDGMDGWATYTKQLADGMRRRGHEVRICTTQAQTGDLRLPPPLQMLSRPWKALFLARSVAALCRTWKPDVLHVTVEPYALMSSFLPQNLRERMILTIHGSYGIRPLQERRTRFLALRSYRAIHRFITVSRYTKEIVTAELRRRGRDTDGETFAGRTTVIHNAVPLPAPLPPKAPKEMKIILCVGGIKPRKGILEAVKACSAYKRTYGTSFRFLAVGKLGDENYVREVRTCMAEEGLQEHVTLTGPVSHEELERLYSEADLFLMPAKTTPTTFEGFGIVFLEANSRGVPCIGPRESGAAEAIDEGVSGFRVDPTNPQKIAQRIHQILDEGAIDPSHCVAWAQEHNLDTQVREVEAVYKSLDEPSQGGA; encoded by the coding sequence ATGCGCGTGCTGTATTTCTGTCAGAGCGTGGACGGCATGGATGGTTGGGCGACTTACACCAAGCAATTGGCGGATGGTATGCGACGGCGTGGTCATGAGGTGAGGATTTGCACCACCCAAGCACAAACGGGAGATCTTCGTCTGCCTCCCCCGTTACAGATGCTCTCGAGGCCTTGGAAGGCGCTGTTCCTCGCGCGGTCGGTGGCGGCATTGTGTCGAACATGGAAACCGGACGTTCTTCACGTCACCGTGGAACCGTACGCCCTCATGTCATCCTTTCTGCCACAGAATCTGCGGGAGAGGATGATCCTCACGATCCACGGAAGCTACGGCATACGTCCGCTGCAGGAGCGGCGGACCCGCTTCCTCGCCCTCCGTTCCTATCGCGCCATTCACCGATTCATCACGGTGAGCCGGTACACGAAGGAGATCGTCACCGCGGAATTGAGGAGAAGAGGACGGGACACCGACGGAGAGACGTTCGCGGGCAGGACGACCGTGATCCACAATGCCGTACCACTGCCCGCTCCGCTCCCGCCGAAAGCTCCAAAGGAGATGAAAATCATCCTCTGCGTAGGCGGCATCAAACCGCGCAAGGGAATTCTGGAAGCGGTGAAGGCGTGCTCCGCTTACAAACGAACGTACGGCACGTCCTTCCGTTTCCTCGCCGTGGGAAAGCTGGGCGATGAAAACTACGTACGGGAGGTGCGGACGTGCATGGCGGAAGAGGGCTTGCAAGAGCACGTCACTCTCACCGGTCCCGTTTCCCACGAGGAACTGGAGCGGCTCTACAGCGAAGCGGACCTATTCCTCATGCCCGCGAAGACGACGCCCACGACGTTCGAGGGCTTCGGTATCGTGTTCCTGGAAGCAAACTCGCGCGGCGTTCCCTGCATCGGCCCGCGAGAGAGCGGCGCGGCGGAAGCGATCGACGAAGGGGTGAGCGGCTTCCGCGTGGATCCCACAAATCCCCAGAAAATCGCGCAACGCATACATCAGATCCTCGACGAAGGTGCGATCGACCCCTCCCATTGCGTCGCGTGGGCGCAGGAGCACAACCTGGATACACAGGTGCGAGAGGTGGAAGCGGTCTACAAATCCCTTGATGAACCTTCACAAGGAGGTGCGTAA
- a CDS encoding polysaccharide deacetylase family protein: protein MLFTTSWDDGYALDLRLAELLERHGCTGTFYVSPQPQHKEQMLTEEEIRTLAARHEVGAHTLTHPKLTQLISDEARREISGSKEWVERVSGKPCTMFCYPYGDANEDVQTLVREAGFAGARATDDLRFSADDPFALPVTLQVMPFPWRRRFRPAWKILDPLGPLRARFTRLRTVGVPLSAMTSWQSLARALFTAAREHDRPFFHLYGHSREIERYGMWEQLDAFLSYIGAGGATPVRNSEVLP, encoded by the coding sequence ATGCTCTTCACCACTTCCTGGGACGACGGCTACGCGCTGGATCTGCGCCTCGCGGAACTCCTCGAGCGCCACGGCTGCACGGGGACGTTCTACGTGAGCCCGCAGCCGCAGCACAAGGAGCAGATGCTCACGGAGGAGGAAATCCGGACGCTGGCGGCGCGCCATGAAGTGGGCGCGCACACGCTCACGCATCCCAAGCTGACGCAGCTCATATCCGACGAGGCGCGGCGGGAAATCTCCGGCAGCAAAGAATGGGTGGAGCGAGTCTCGGGCAAGCCCTGCACCATGTTCTGTTATCCCTACGGAGACGCGAATGAGGATGTCCAGACTCTCGTGCGGGAAGCGGGCTTCGCCGGCGCGAGGGCCACCGATGATCTCCGCTTTTCCGCCGATGATCCTTTCGCCCTGCCCGTGACGCTGCAAGTGATGCCCTTCCCCTGGCGGCGCCGTTTCCGCCCCGCATGGAAGATCCTGGATCCGCTGGGCCCGCTCCGGGCGCGGTTCACGCGTCTGCGGACCGTCGGCGTGCCGCTTTCCGCCATGACATCATGGCAGTCCCTTGCGCGCGCGCTCTTCACGGCCGCACGGGAACACGACCGTCCCTTTTTCCATCTCTACGGCCACAGCAGGGAGATTGAGCGTTACGGGATGTGGGAGCAATTGGATGCGTTCCTTTCCTACATCGGCGCGGGGGGAGCGACACCGGTGCGCAATAGTGAAGTGCTGCCATAA
- a CDS encoding nucleotide sugar dehydrogenase — MQQLTICVVGLGYVGLPLAHAFAKKGYPVYGYDISRRRVDELTSGTDSTLELSPQQLKEVDIAYSTDPAVIKNADVVVMALPTPIDDANNPDMTILLQASETVGKNLKKGAIVVYESTVYPGVTEELCGAVLAKHSGMECGKDFTLGYSPERINPGDKEHTVTKIKKIVAGQDAKTLETLAGLYEDVIVAGIHRAPSIKVAEMAKAIENAQRDINIAFVNEIAMLCNKIGIPTKDVLEAAGTKWNFLKFAPGLVGGHCIGVDPYYLVEKAKQLGMRTHVIAAGRSINDNMSTYVAERVAEALGDPKGKKALVLGLTFKEDIPDTRNSKAHDVVRVLLKMGADVRVHDTFLNAETVATLGFKPGTLEEGGYDAILLLVTHKQYRDLAPVSFVNALVDGGVLFDLKSVFPRETFEKAGKKLLAL, encoded by the coding sequence ATGCAACAGCTCACGATTTGTGTAGTGGGGCTCGGCTACGTCGGCCTTCCTCTCGCCCACGCGTTCGCCAAGAAAGGATACCCCGTGTACGGATACGACATCTCCAGGCGCCGGGTGGATGAGCTGACATCCGGAACGGACTCCACGCTGGAACTCTCGCCGCAACAGCTGAAGGAGGTGGACATCGCCTACAGCACCGACCCCGCGGTGATCAAGAACGCGGACGTGGTGGTGATGGCGCTCCCCACGCCGATCGACGACGCCAACAACCCGGACATGACCATCCTGCTGCAGGCATCGGAGACGGTGGGGAAGAACCTGAAGAAGGGGGCGATCGTCGTGTATGAATCCACGGTCTACCCCGGCGTGACGGAGGAATTGTGCGGCGCCGTGCTGGCGAAGCACTCCGGGATGGAATGCGGGAAGGACTTCACGCTGGGCTACTCGCCTGAGCGGATCAATCCGGGAGACAAGGAGCACACGGTGACCAAGATCAAGAAGATCGTGGCGGGGCAGGATGCGAAGACGCTGGAGACTCTCGCGGGACTCTACGAAGACGTGATCGTAGCGGGCATCCATCGCGCGCCCTCCATTAAAGTGGCGGAGATGGCCAAGGCGATCGAGAACGCGCAGCGGGACATCAACATCGCCTTCGTGAACGAGATCGCCATGCTCTGTAACAAGATCGGCATCCCCACGAAGGACGTACTGGAAGCGGCGGGGACGAAGTGGAACTTCCTCAAGTTCGCGCCGGGTCTCGTGGGTGGCCACTGCATCGGCGTGGACCCGTACTACCTGGTGGAGAAGGCGAAGCAGCTGGGCATGCGCACGCACGTGATCGCGGCGGGACGCTCCATCAACGACAACATGAGCACCTACGTGGCGGAGCGCGTGGCGGAAGCTTTGGGGGACCCGAAGGGAAAGAAGGCGCTCGTCCTCGGCCTCACCTTCAAGGAGGACATCCCCGATACGCGCAACAGCAAGGCGCACGACGTGGTGCGGGTGCTGTTGAAAATGGGAGCCGACGTACGCGTGCATGACACCTTCCTGAACGCGGAGACGGTGGCGACGCTCGGCTTCAAACCCGGCACGCTGGAGGAAGGAGGCTACGACGCCATCCTCCTGCTCGTGACGCACAAGCAGTACCGCGACCTCGCCCCCGTCTCCTTCGTGAACGCGCTCGTGGACGGCGGCGTGCTCTTCGACCTCAAATCCGTCTTCCCGAGGGAGACATTCGAAAAGGCGGGGAAGAAGCTCCTCGCACTGTAA
- a CDS encoding DegT/DnrJ/EryC1/StrS family aminotransferase: MEKSPVQLGVGTFAASAHAERYVLEALRSGRLSYGPFSRKFERAFAALHDSSYAVFVNSGTSALSIAVACLKETEGWKEGDEVIIPALTFVATANVVLEHGLKPVFVDCDPRTYNIDPALIEEKITPRTRAIIPVHLFGLVADMDPVLEIARKHQLKVIEDSCETLGVTYKGRKTGSLGDISCFSTYVAHLIVTGVGGLAVTKDARYAEILRSLANHGRDSIYMNIDDDRDIDGSHFREVIRRRFSFIRRGYSFRATELEAALGVAQLEDLPQTLQARRQNAAFLIGGLKKYEEWLQLPLFDPATHEHAFMMFPLVIRKDAPFTKEDLVFHLEQWNVETRDMLPLINQPVYKSFGIRPRDYPVANWVNTHGFYIGCHQGLGEKELKYVLEVFGCFFAASDSAASAKTRTVRPQ; encoded by the coding sequence GTGGAAAAAAGCCCCGTCCAATTAGGCGTCGGTACCTTTGCGGCCAGTGCGCATGCGGAGAGATATGTGCTGGAAGCGCTCCGGAGCGGCCGCCTCTCCTACGGCCCCTTCAGCCGCAAGTTCGAGCGGGCATTCGCCGCCCTCCACGATTCCTCCTACGCCGTCTTCGTGAACAGCGGCACATCGGCACTCTCCATTGCCGTGGCATGCCTCAAGGAGACGGAAGGGTGGAAGGAGGGGGATGAAGTGATCATTCCGGCGCTCACGTTCGTCGCCACCGCGAATGTGGTGCTGGAGCACGGGCTCAAGCCCGTATTCGTGGATTGCGATCCGCGCACGTACAACATCGATCCCGCTTTGATCGAAGAGAAAATCACGCCGAGGACGCGGGCCATCATCCCCGTACACCTCTTCGGGCTGGTCGCGGATATGGATCCCGTCCTGGAAATTGCGCGCAAGCATCAACTCAAGGTCATCGAGGACAGCTGTGAAACGCTGGGGGTGACGTACAAGGGAAGGAAGACGGGGTCCTTGGGTGACATCAGTTGCTTCTCCACCTATGTGGCGCATCTGATCGTTACGGGAGTGGGAGGCCTTGCCGTCACCAAGGATGCGCGGTACGCAGAGATCCTGCGGAGCTTGGCCAACCACGGCCGCGACAGCATCTACATGAATATCGATGATGACCGTGACATCGACGGATCACATTTTCGGGAAGTCATCCGGCGCCGGTTCAGCTTCATTCGCCGCGGGTACAGCTTCCGCGCCACGGAACTGGAAGCAGCTTTGGGCGTGGCACAACTGGAGGACTTGCCGCAGACGCTTCAAGCGCGCCGGCAGAATGCGGCCTTCCTCATCGGTGGGTTGAAGAAGTACGAGGAGTGGCTGCAGCTCCCTTTATTCGATCCTGCGACGCACGAGCATGCCTTCATGATGTTCCCCCTGGTGATCCGCAAGGACGCGCCGTTCACCAAGGAGGATTTGGTCTTCCACCTGGAGCAGTGGAACGTGGAGACCCGCGACATGCTTCCGCTCATCAACCAGCCCGTCTACAAGTCGTTCGGCATCCGGCCCCGGGACTATCCCGTCGCCAACTGGGTCAACACCCATGGCTTCTACATCGG